DNA sequence from the Megalops cyprinoides isolate fMegCyp1 chromosome 24, fMegCyp1.pri, whole genome shotgun sequence genome:
GGATTGTAGTTTGTTATTAGTAGGGAGTTTTGGTTCTTAGATTCGATCCACATGACTCAAAAGCCAGTTAAGGCAGATGGGCAACCAGGCATTCTGATGTAGAACAcgaaatgaacagtaatgaaaaccgtattttagtttttatgttTCCCCACCTATCAATTTCACCAAGATTAGAATCCAAACCTTCTTGCTCTTTGGGTGGAGCTCAGATTTTGTCTGTAAAATCTGAAGCACTCGTTTTAATTTCTTACATCAGATTTCCCCTTCAAGCTGAAATAAGCAAAGGCCGTGTGTTAGCAATGAGAGTAACACCGCCTTAAATTTGCCTTCCGAAGTTTAGGGCAACCTCCAGGCAGTGGGAATGGAAAGGCCCCCTAAAGCATTCCTCATGTCACCAACGATTATTGTTAAGGGAGCCTCTGAAGAAGCAAACCTCAGCTTGTCAGCATGTTCACGCTGCGTTCGGGACTTAATGCAGTGTGTCTGGACTAACATATGGGGGGTGCAGATGGAGTGGATGGACCTGGCACTGCTGTAAGGCAGGGTAAGATCACTGCCTGCTGCAACCGTCAGCGCGGTCTCATCAACAGGCTCTTTTATCTCTCTTTTCGCTTAATTTTCTCGTAACTTTTCTCTTAATATTCTGTTTGATACTCTCAGCGTGAGTTTAGCCAGCGCTTTGTAGTCTGTTGAGcgattttcctttttccctccctGCGGAAACAGGGGTTGTGCATTCACACGTACTCTTTGAGAATGCGGTCTGCATGACCAGTGCcgtgtttttcagttttagcaTATTGAGCCATTCTGTTCTGTGTTATTTAGAAATATCTTTCATTATATCTCGTGTTTGGCGTTAGTAAtgcatttttgacaaaaaaaaaaaaaacaccatttattCTTTCCTGAAAACAAACCATGAAGTACTGGAAAATCCTCGCtatatgtatgaaatgtatgcaCTATGGCTGATTACGTTTAAAATTTGatgattttgtaaaaatatgcatCCTGCTGTTGAAAATTTGCTGTGCATTAGAGTGTATTTACAGTGAGCTCATGTACAAGTGTTTATTGCGATATCACAGACATTCTTACATTCTTAGTCATTCTTACTCTTCTTACCGGTGACATCAGCTTCCGTTCACCTCTTTGCTGGGGTCTGTGTCATTATTCCTGTTATTATTTCAAAGTTCCCTCCTGCCGCTACAAGTGCTGGCAGCAGCCTCCGAGAGGGACGTGTTTGGTTTACTAAGCGGCCGCCGCTCGCTGGGCGCGATCTCTCCCCGGCTTTGCCTCAtttgccctccccccccccccccccaggatcCGGGAGAACAGCTGGatcatcttcctcctcatcaTGGCCGCCACCTTCTGGGTCTACCGCCTCATTAAGGTCTTCTGCAACGTCCTCAGCTACTGGGAGATCCGCCAGTTCTACATCAAAGCCCTGAAGATTCGGATGGTGAGGCCGAGCCCCCGCGTAGCGTCCCGGGGTGGTCGGTGGAGAGCTGATGAGGGAAGGGGGGCGGATGAGGGCAGGGTGAAGGTTTTTCGACAGGAGCCAGGAGTGGGAGGTCATAGGCTATTGAAGGCAGCCAAATGAGCCAACAGTGAATATAGGCCAGGGACTTCTACCCAGGCCTTGAGTGAAAATAAGGTTTTTCTGTCCAATTAAAGAAATCTACAGCTCCCCTCTTTGACAGACCCTCCCAAATCTAGCATTCTAGGCTGTATGCCGCTTGCTACATCCACAAGCTCTGGATGGGCTGCCTAATAAGCTTATCTACAGAGCTACTGATGAACATATCAGTCAATGCACATACAGTGATCTCCACGTGTACGTGTAGACCGATGCATCTTTAATTCATAAAAGCCCAAAATTCTCTAAAACCAGGTGGGTTTAGTTAAGCTACAAGGAGGAAGATTTCTCATGATGTACAAATTTGAGGAACGCTTCCCCAGGGTCCATTTTAGGTGCAGTATTCGGAAAGGATGAGGATGTGCACAAAACTCTAACAAAAATACActggttttcttttcctttgccATTGTTTTAACCCACTGGCATGCTTTTCAGTGACCTAGCATTGCAAACATTGTGCAAGGTATTGTTTGTCTAGCAGATTGTATCACTGTAACATATCTTTTAGTACTGCTATATGTCATTCTTGCAATGTTGGTTGACACAGGGGTTAAGTGAAAGGAAACATGTGTTTTCAGTTGGTGAAGGATACATCCTTCCCAAAAACATAACCGGTGTATGCCATACTTATTACATATACATAGTTATGATTTTGACCAGGATTTTTGATTTTACAAGAATACATTTCACCTGCGAGATTAATGTCTGCCAAGAAAATATGCAGACATGCTCTTGATCTCTCTCTATTTACCTACCCAGAACATCCTGTTGATTTGTCTGCATTGAACTCGGCATTAAGGACTGAGGTTAGACCTGTGGTACTGGGTTGCTTCCACTTCCTAACCCCCCTGCATGTTCTCCACACGCCCCCCGCAGGACGAGCTGTGCAACTACACGTGGCAGGAGGTGCAGGGCCGTCTGATCAGCCTGCAGCGGGAGCAGCAGATGTGCATCCACAAGAAGGAGCTGACGGAGCTGGACATCTACCACCGCATCCTGCGCTTCAAGAACTACATGGTGGCCATGGTCAACAAGTCGCTGCTGCCCGTGCAGCtgcagctccccctgctgggcGACGTGGTCTTCCTCACGCAGGGCCTCAAGTACAACTTCGAGCTCATCCTGTTCTGGGGGCCCGGCTCGCTCTTCCAGAACAAGTGGAACCTGCACCCCAAGTACAAGCGGGCGGGCAACAGGCTGGAGCTGGCCCAGCAGCTGAGCCGGGTCATCCTGCTTATGGGGCTGGCCAACCTGCTCCTCTGCCCCTTCATCCTGGTCTGGCAGGTGCTCTACGCCTTCTTCAGCTACACGGAGGTGATCCGGCGGGAGCCGGGCAGCCTCGGGGCGCGGCGCTGGTCCCTCTACGGCCGCCTGTACCTGCGGCACTTCAACGAGCTGGACCACGAACTGCACGGGCGCCTGGGCCGCGGCTACAAGCCCGTCTCCAAGTACATGAACTCCTTCACCTCGCCGCTGCTGGCCGTGCTGGCCAAGAACGTGGCCTTCTTCTCGGGCTCGGTGCTGGCCGTGCTCATCGCCCTGACCGTCTACGACGAGGACGTGCTGACCGTGCAGCACATCCTGACCGCCATCACCGTGCTGGGCGTGGTCATCACCATCACcaggtgaggggggaggggttggaggGGGTCTGGAGGGGGTCGTGAGGAACGTTCTAGGGGGCGAGAACTTTCAGAGGAGATGGCGTTTTCTACAACACCCGAATGTCTGATACGGATTATTGCGTCTGTAGTAATGGCTTTGTGAACTGGAATCTCAGCATGCTGCAGCCGGCCGCTTAACATTTATTCTGCAggcacacagctgctgttaaATGTCTAACTAATGAAACTAATTTATTTCTGCCTCTGAAGAATGATTGAGCTGCTGGTCGCTGTCAAAACAGGCAGAATGACTGATGGTCGcatggtgtcattttaaatgtattcccCCACAGGATATGGGTGCCATTGTTTCCCATTTTGAGTGACATCTACTGTTATTTGAGGTCACTTGCGTTCAGGTTTTAGAAGACATTAAAGTTTTCAAGCATCACAGTTTATTATCtaggctttgaaatgttttgattggttaGAGTTCATCTTTTTCTAAtggcatgtgtctgtgtgtgtgggcgcacgggtctgtgtttgtgtgtatgtatgttaatgtgtgtgtgtgtgtgtgtgtgagagagagagggtgtgtgtgtgtgtgtgtgtgtgtgtgtgtgtgtgtgtgtgtgtgtgcgcgccgCAGGTCCTTCATCCCGGATGAGCACATGGTGTGGTGTCcggagcagctgctgcagtgcgTGCTGGCCCACATCCACTACATGCCGGACCACTGGAAGGGCAACGCCAACAAGAGCGAGACCCGCGACGAGATGGCACAGCTCTTCCAGTACAAGGCGGTAAGAGACTGGCCACGGGCGGCACAGGCTGTACCATATGACTGTAATTATGGGGACTGGTGACGAGGTTTGTGCAATAGCACATTTCAAGGTGCACTTAAAGAAGTAATAATCGTGCAAAAAAtctttacaattacatttattcatttggcagacgcttttatccagagcgacttacataggttacagttctgttcaatgttatccatttatacagctggatatttactgaggcaactgtgggttaagcaccttgcccaagggtacagcagcagtgtcccagcggggattgaaccagcaacctttcggttacgagtcctactccttaaccactatgctacactgccactccttTAAAGGAGTAATAGTCTGTAGTCTGTATAGGATTGGCCGTGTAGATACAGTTTAGTACCTCTTGACTGTGAATAATATATCATTCATAGTTTGTACTGCTGGATAAAAATGCATGACTAAGTGAAAGAAAGCAAACCAAAGATACTGCAGAGGTACAGTCCACAGAACGAGTTCTCCGAAGCAGACCGATCCATGTCATCTGGATTTATGCTTGGATGTAGCCCAGTGTTGATTCAGTATTTGAAGAGATTACAACCGAATGCCTCTACAAATGGCAGCTTTATTGCATTCCTAACCAAACACAGGAACAGTTGAAAGAATGAGTTGTAATTGGCAGAAcattcagttttattgttttaacatCAGGTTCAGACGCTTTGAGAGTGTATTTCTGAATTTGACcgcatgttgttgttgtctgatttctgtctgtgtttgtctacatttgtctttgtctgtctctctctgtgtctgctttgtctttctgcttctgtgtgtctgtttgcctgtctgcctgtctgtctgcctctgtccatTTGCTCTCAGGTCTTCATCCTGGAGGAGCTCCTCAGCCCCATTGTCACACCCttcatcctcatcttcctcctgcGGAACAAGTCCCTGGAGATCATCGACTTCTTCCGCAACTTCACCGTGGAGGTGCTGGGCGTGGGCGACATCTGCTCTTTCGCCCAGATGGACATCCGTCGCCACGGCAACCCGCAGGTCAGCGCTGTAAAAGTGGCGTGCCATGGTTTGTGCGCCATTCGGCAGGAGCCTTCTGGCAACTGAGAGAGCGCCACCCAGAGAACATCCAGCTTTCCCGTATTACAGAAGCactacacaaatacagtatatttgtcaTTGCTTGTGCATCCTTTCATTACTGCTTGAAGTTAATACAAAGCAACAAAGTCATTTAGCAAAAGCCCTCAACTTGACCTTCGTTCAGCTAATGGATGAGTTCAGGATGGCAAACTGCATGGCATTTTTTTGATAGTAAACAAAATGCATCCAGGCAAAGGGAAACCACATTCCAAAGCTGCAAACGGACCTACACTTCTCCCACAACCACATACTGAACCATCCACAGTAGGGACAGCGGCAATGCCACAAATAATCATTTGAAAACCTCTTCCCCCATGTCCAGTGGATGTCGGAGGGCCAGACGGAGGCCTCGGTGTACCAGCAGGCGGAGAACGGCAAGACGGAGCTGTCCCTCATGCACTTCACCATCAAGAACCCGCGCTGGCAGCCGCCGCAGGAGAGCTCCGTCTTCATCAGCCACCTGAAGGAGAAGGTGCAGCAGGACGCTGTGGGTGGGCCGTCcacccagctgctgctgtccgAGGCGCCCCTCTGCACCTCGCTGCTGTCCAACGAGTCCGCCACCGGCgtgagtgcccccccccccccccacacgctgCTCTCCGAGCTGTCGCATCAtgggaaaacaaatacaaaagaaaagtaCAAGTCACTTCACAGCACTAATGTAATTGGTTGGGAAAAGTCTCAGGCTTGGAGTGCCGGTTGGTAGCTTTTGCAAGATTAATGACTGGAACATTTAGTCTTCTCCTGTTTTTAAATTAGCTGGGCAAACTTCAGTAATCCAGAGTGAAGAACAGTGTGGTTTTCGCATTAAGGCTGTGTTTTACTTAGCTGTAAGGTGATGTCTAAAATGTTTTCCTATTTTATGAGTTTTttgagtttattattattttatgttgatATGGAGAGAAAAGGTTGGGCCAGTAATTAGAATGTGCTGGAGTTCATCATAGTCATAGATGTGGTCCAGATCATTAAGAAAGCTGTTAAACAAGCAGAGGATTCCACCTAGACCTGACCCTGATTCCTCAAGCATGCCCCAAGCTCATTAACATGCTTTAGTGATGTTGACTTTCACCGCAACCTCCGTTACCTCTCATTTTATTTGGCCTtcgcatgcaagcacacatctCTGTGTTTCCCCTGTTTATGTCTCTGtctaactctgtgtgtgtgtgtgtgtgtgtgtgtgtgtgtgtgtgtgtgttccagccCGACAACCTGCTGGCCAGCGTGCTGGCCCACCCGGTGCTGACGGCCTCCGGGCTTGCGGGGCGCGACCGGCGCTTCGTCCCGCCCAGCACCGCCGCCTCGGCCGCCGCCAGCGTGCTGGCGTCCCTGTCTGGCTCCCAGCTGCCCGCCCGGCCCCGCACCCACACCCTGCTCCCGGCCAACCACCCCGAGAGCCCCATGTACTGCAGCGACCGCACCGTGGTGGACAGGTAGCCGGGccctcccatcatgcaccacacacactgcctttgGTCATCTCTGGGGTGCATCAACCAgaactgcttttcattttactgtgaaGTGCATTAGTTTATTACGAATTTACAGGGGataaaactatttatttataaataataagcTGAAACTGTTGATCATAATCAGGTACATGGTGCTCtagaatagatttttttatttaatgcagtGCATTATCACAGTTAAATTTCTGTTGGAGATATGTTTTATAAACGTTGTATAGTGTTGTTACCTAATGAATCCCAGGTATCAACtaaaagagtaaaaatgtgGTCTTCATGTATTTATTCGTTCATTCAGAAACCAAAACATGGCTCTTGCAGGCAGTTCCTAGCAGTGTGAATGGCTAGTCTTAAACATCAGGGGCAATAGACTTCGTGGATAATGGGATGATTGGCGGCAGTGAAAACTGACGGTTGTTCTGTCCGTCAGCATGTCTGTCAGCGAATCGCGGCTCCGCGGCCAGACGAGCTCTGCCCTGCACTCGGAGTTCGCCTCAGCTGAGATGAGCCTCCACGCCATCTACATGCACGAGGTGAGTGAGCCCGTGCGATCTACCTGTTCTATTTACATGCATGAGGTGAGTGAACTTAGGCAGCCTACATGCTATTTCCACGTATTCTTAGAGCAGGGTACCTCAGTTCAGCAGAATGAAAGGGATGAGGTTAGTCTGGAGTGGAGACAGCAGTTCATTTACTAGCCAAAGGAGCTGGCACCTCAGTTATGATCCAGTGGAGGCAACTCGTCAGTTATTGTCCCAGGGAGTCAGCTCCTCAGTTATTGTTGATTGGAATTGGTTCCACTGAGCAGTTCCTCAGTTCATGTCCGCTAGAGAAGGCTCTTCAGTTGTCATGTCCCGGTCCCCTCCAGGTCCACCAGCAGAGTTCGCTGCCCCAACGTTCGACAGGACAGTGGCAGACTCCCGTGCCAATGAGGGACCTCAGCAGCACAGGTCAGTGGCTAAGATGGCCCCCACCACCGTGAGCTTGCATGCTTCCAAATCCACAATGTCTTGTTAACACGTTTACTCACATTTCAAGATGAGAGCCTAAATAACTGAgccagaggtcagaggtgaaaCTTTTAACACTGCAGCCTTGACCACACAGCCATGACCAATGTTTAGTGATGCATTAAGGagctgcttttctttttattacaaGTAGAGTCTGGTTCAGTCCAGCAATTCATCCATAGTCCCAGCTGTTAGCCATGCTAGCCAACATTAGCTAAAACGGGAACAAAACCGACATAAATTCCTCGCCCTTCTCAGGTGCTCAGATGCACCCCATCCACACAGGAAGTCTCTCTGTCCCCACCCCGCTGCGAGGATGGacggaggaagaggaggaggaggaagaggagatcAACAACAGCTCACCGCCACGGCAGGACAAAGGGAGCAGTTGCTGAAGTGCCTTAACGTactgggtatgtgtgtgtgccggTCCTGATCAGTGGATCACCACGGATTAGTTAGTAAGCAGGCAGTGAGCAGACTTGAGCATTCCCATTTTCGCTTTTTTGGGACCTCTTCTCCATTTTATCACTATTCAGTAACAGTGTAACCATTTTACCTGGTTATTTACTCAGATTTCcacttgtgtgttttctcatgCCACTTCAGTAATGACCACCAAAGAAAAAGGCACATTAAATACTCCAGACCTTTGCCCATCAACCTAGTAAATTAAGCATATGCCATCTCTGCCATCCTAGTGCACCAGACAAACTGCAGTGTGGCAGGACCGTAGAACTTCATAATGTTTCATCtgacctttgtttttttctgtttttttggcaggtttttacaatgtttttttgtttttttttttccttgaacgTTGTGGCCTTAGATCATCTGTCGGAAACCTTATCAGTGTTGGTATGGGACATGTCTGTCGGAGTGCAGAGTGAAACATGAAGCATGAGGAGTGCACGGTCGGAGGGGACCCGCCCGCCCCCCCGAACCCTGCTGCCTTCACCTCCGCCTCGCCACGCCATCTTCCGCCTGTCCCAGGGGGATCAGAGGTGTGGCCGCAGGAATACAGTGTGTCTTCCAGCCCCCCCCATCCCAGTTTTGTCCTCCCCCCAACCCGTTTGTGATGGAACCGCATACTTGATGGCTGCATGGTCATCAGTCCCATGCACTGCTCATGACACTGTTGTTGTGGTATGTTAAGGTAGATCAGCATTGTGGAGTGGAATAGACATCGTACGCAACAAatacattgttcttttttttcctgtgtgtttaaaggatgtgatgcagtttttccacatGTGTGTCTGGGAAGTTGGGATGAGTGAATAGTAGAATAGGAGCTGTGCTGTGGCCTCTGGTCGGAAGTGCAGCTGTCCTGGTGCTAAAAGCAAGTTTAGGGCCTCTAACTCCTCTTCTTCTTATCCAATCTGTGGAACGTTCTCACTTGCATGACTACAGATAAAGTAAATGCCATACTCGGCATCTTACTCCTCCTAAAGTTCGACTTGCCTTCATTGCATTCGGAGTACGATTATGTGAAGTGGGGGTCTGTGTAATGTCACCACTAGGGGTCAGCGAAGTTCATGTCTTCAAGCACACGGCTCCACAGGCTGTTTTGGCGCAAGGCAGTGAAGGCCACGCTGCCATGAGGATAAGGAGTGCCGCTAACCCCGTGGTCTgaacatcagcagcagctgaatgaTTAGTCATCACTTTGTCATTTTCCTCATCGTTAGCAAACCTTAAGCCCAGATGATGTAGGCTCTGCTCCCTCCCCAGCGTTATTGAAAGAAGAAAGCTAAACTCTACCAACCTCAAGTCAAAGCGCTGCCTAAAATTCAGAGAGGAGGACTGTGAAGTAGAGTGCAGTTGCGTGTAGTGGAAGTGAGGATGGCAACATCTGTCTAGCGTTCTTCCTTTGTGAAGTCTTTGTGGCCAGTAGGCCTTTAGCTTAGAGCATGTTCCACCACCTCAAGAGAACATAATAGTGAAACAGATATATCTGTGACAATGGTCCAGCAGGGCCAGATCTGAGGGACTCTTCTAAACCAGGCAGATTCGTATTGGAAGCTGTTGTCTGTTGGGCTATAGCCGCAAAGGGCATTGCTGAGAGCAAGTTTGACTTCATATTTCAACTCGCAGTGTTGATCcgaatagattttttttttttttttggattttggatttggttggtgtcattttttcccATAAGATAAGTctttagtgttatttttttctgtagtgtGCTTCAAAAAACAGATTACGTTTGGTATGGCAAACATTGCTCGGAACAAAATCCTCCAACTGTTAAGTCTCCTCTCAACGTTCAGGTCTATAGAAGTATGAGCTTGTTTAGATTGAGAACGGCACATTCGTTTGTGTCGTTTTCACTGCATTGTACATGGTGGCATTATGAGAGGTTGTCTTAGTTACACTGGGTAGGGTGGCTTGTAATATAAAGTAACTGATGCCAaaggtgttatttttatttttgtacgTTCTATTTATTCCACGTCTTGAATCTTTTCGTCTTTATGCCCACAAGGTGATCACACGGGGTGGCCAACTAACAGCTTGAGAAACACTTCACGACCCCACccaacaaattatttttcttaaaggCCTCTGTGTAGTACTGTCCTGCGGGGTCATAAATATGCGGATTCCTAGATGCTTGTTCTTTTAGAGCCATTTGTGTCACACATTGCCACATCGCCAAATTTAAATTTGGAATCATCCTCCTTCCATGACTTAACATCAAGTGTTTTTGAGAAGCATCCAAATATAGGATGTCCACCCTGTGTTTATAGTGTATTTCTGTCAAGCGAATTCTTCATTTGAAGAAATTGtgaggcctttttttttccatcattgaAAGTCGGGCAGACAGTTGCATAGGTATCTTAATATCTCAAAGTATCTATGTTTTATTCCCATGTTATTAACATCTTTGTCGTGATCTGTCCTTAGGCCCTGGTAGGTATTCCACCTGTCCTGTGAACTGAAGTTATATTATTTAAGCCCAAGGGCACCAAATGTAGTACTATTCAGGCTATTTCCAATTGGAGATTAATGTTCTCTGGAAAAGGTATTTGTTCAATGATTTTTCCCTGAGTGAAAGGGAAAGATTATATGAAGGAAAACTGTCTTTCAAATTGAATGATtggcaccccccaccccccaaattACCCTAGCCCCACAAAAAAGGTTCCCTCTATTTTTCTATTTATgtgttaaattatatttatctaCTAAGTGTTCAAATTAATATaagcaacatttatttatgccaAATATGATTAATAACAATCCAAGAATTATGAGAAAAAGATTGAAACAAACCTGAAAATTGAATCTTTCTGTTGAGTTTTTAGAAACGTCATGGATGTCAAAAACAAATTGCGCACCCCTACGAAATATAttgatttgattgttttccTTAAGTGCCCtttgtggcaaaaaaaacatttatgaaatgttatcTAATATGTCTGTGTTATTCACTGAATTAACCAAACCACTATTGGCAATATGTGTGTTCATACTGTGTGCTTAGATATGACTTACCCATATCATAGAGGGGCAGACAGTGCTGTCTACCGAATTAGCTTGAGCGATTAGCCAAGAATGCTGACCCATTTTTTGTCATGAATTCATAAAACAAACTTACGTTTTCCATCCAGGTGTCCttgtatgcatttttatcaGTAGAGAAGCAATAGAAATCAAGACGGGGATGATCACTTTGATTATTCTGGATCATTTTAACATTATCACTGTACAAAAGAACTCCCTCCAGTCTCTTAAAGTATAGCAAGTGTTGAATGAATATGTTTGTACATAATACTGAATGTACTATATCCCTGTAAACCACATAGAActtgtacagatttttttaagtTCTGTAATAAGGAGTTAAAATAGAGCTAACTGTGTTAAGCTAACATTTACAGAGCATTTTGCACTGAGAAAAGATCTAATCAAATAACAAAATGTGCTTTGCCGATGGAGGTTGGACTGGCTGCAGTGCGCAGTCTCCATCTGGTGTAACATAACTTCCTATCACTTATTGGGGAAACCACAGTGTTGTCTTTTCAGGGTCTGTTCTAGTTCTGACTTACAGCTCAGATCCGGTAATAAACATGTCATCCCCCCAGATAATAagttaacaaaaataaaacatctgtatGCGTTCACGTAACACTACTTCAAGGAAACATGCTACTTTACCAGTgggtattgctgttgttgttcattttctttaagTGTTTTGCAGAAGTGTTGGGTTCTAGGAATGGGTAAAGGCAGCTATTATGGTGTCTACTTATCTTATTTGTAACCGATGCCATGTCTGCTGCTCTGAAACCTGTACTGTACATTCTGTATATGGCTTGTTTTTAGTTGTACACATTG
Encoded proteins:
- the atg9b gene encoding autophagy-related protein 9B isoform X2, with protein sequence MANFEAYQEYQRIEDFEEDSPPGEEDLLVHVPEGLRDSWHHIKNLDNFFTRIYHFHQKNGFACMMLSEFFELVQFLFVVTFTTFLFNCVDYDVLFANRAVNHTTHSQNPLDRNKVTLPDAILPSQQCTERIRENSWIIFLLIMAATFWVYRLIKVFCNVLSYWEIRQFYIKALKIRMDELCNYTWQEVQGRLISLQREQQMCIHKKELTELDIYHRILRFKNYMVAMVNKSLLPVQLQLPLLGDVVFLTQGLKYNFELILFWGPGSLFQNKWNLHPKYKRAGNRLELAQQLSRVILLMGLANLLLCPFILVWQVLYAFFSYTEVIRREPGSLGARRWSLYGRLYLRHFNELDHELHGRLGRGYKPVSKYMNSFTSPLLAVLAKNVAFFSGSVLAVLIALTVYDEDVLTVQHILTAITVLGVVITITRSFIPDEHMVWCPEQLLQCVLAHIHYMPDHWKGNANKSETRDEMAQLFQYKAVFILEELLSPIVTPFILIFLLRNKSLEIIDFFRNFTVEVLGVGDICSFAQMDIRRHGNPQWMSEGQTEASVYQQAENGKTELSLMHFTIKNPRWQPPQESSVFISHLKEKVQQDAVGGPSTQLLLSEAPLCTSLLSNESATGPDNLLASVLAHPVLTASGLAGRDRRFVPPSTAASAAASVLASLSGSQLPARPRTHTLLPANHPESPMYCSDRTVVDSMSVSESRLRGQTSSALHSEFASAEMSLHAIYMHEVHQQSSLPQRSTGQWQTPVPMRDLSSTGSLSVPTPLRGWTEEEEEEEEEINNSSPPRQDKGSSC
- the atg9b gene encoding autophagy-related protein 9B isoform X1; amino-acid sequence: MANFEAYQEYQRIEDFEEDSPPGEEDLLVHVPEGLRDSWHHIKNLDNFFTRIYHFHQKNGFACMMLSEFFELVQFLFVVTFTTFLFNCVDYDVLFANRAVNHTTHSQNPLDRNKVTLPDAILPSQQCTERIRENSWIIFLLIMAATFWVYRLIKVFCNVLSYWEIRQFYIKALKIRMDELCNYTWQEVQGRLISLQREQQMCIHKKELTELDIYHRILRFKNYMVAMVNKSLLPVQLQLPLLGDVVFLTQGLKYNFELILFWGPGSLFQNKWNLHPKYKRAGNRLELAQQLSRVILLMGLANLLLCPFILVWQVLYAFFSYTEVIRREPGSLGARRWSLYGRLYLRHFNELDHELHGRLGRGYKPVSKYMNSFTSPLLAVLAKNVAFFSGSVLAVLIALTVYDEDVLTVQHILTAITVLGVVITITRSFIPDEHMVWCPEQLLQCVLAHIHYMPDHWKGNANKSETRDEMAQLFQYKAVFILEELLSPIVTPFILIFLLRNKSLEIIDFFRNFTVEVLGVGDICSFAQMDIRRHGNPQWMSEGQTEASVYQQAENGKTELSLMHFTIKNPRWQPPQESSVFISHLKEKVQQDAVGGPSTQLLLSEAPLCTSLLSNESATGPDNLLASVLAHPVLTASGLAGRDRRFVPPSTAASAAASVLASLSGSQLPARPRTHTLLPANHPESPMYCSDRTVVDSMSVSESRLRGQTSSALHSEFASAEMSLHAIYMHEVHQQSSLPQRSTGQWQTPVPMRDLSSTGAQMHPIHTGSLSVPTPLRGWTEEEEEEEEEINNSSPPRQDKGSSC